The window GCCTTGGTGCCTCGCTCTTGCCAATAAATCTGAAAACCCTCAGGCGTTTCCACCAGATAGTCCCCGTCGAAGGTTTTGGGCTCGAAGTGATACCAATCCTCAGGTTGGTCGGCAGCTCGTAAAAGATCAAAGACTTCTCGACTTTCAAACAGTTCGAAGAGGCGAGACTTGTCACCTCCCAATCGCTCGTTCACAAGCGCATCAAGCCGTGCCAAGGCATACATAGGTCGCATCTCCAACGTCTTCTTCTGGCCAACTGCTGCCGAATGCCCTAGCAATCAAATCCGTGGGTCTTTCGGTAGTATTCAACCTGCGCAATTGGCATCTTCTTGAAGAGTGCGCATACCGTGAAGCTTCCGACTTGACGGCCGTCCTTGACGTATCCCCAGTGGGAGACCAGTGATTCATCAAAGCGCACGATCTGGTCTTTCTTCACGTTACCAACGACCTTTGGCTCATTGGCAAGTACGCCTGCGAACCCATTTGGCAAGGTCTTAAACGGCGTCACCCAAAAATGCTCGGTTTTGGTACCGTCAACAACGACTACCTTCAGTTTGTAGTCGTCCGTGTTAGAGGGAGGTGCAGCGGCAAGCTTGAGAAATTCCGGCAGCGTTTTACGAGCCTGCTTTATCGCAGCGACCACTTCCGGGTCTGTTTCGCCAACCAACACAACTTCATTCTCGTCTCTTTGCTGCGACGATGCGAGAGACGAGCAGGCCACCAAAATTAACGAGAAGACTCCCTTCAAAAAGCGCATGTATAAATCCCTCCGCAACTTTACTGTTGACTGAGAATGCCGTAGGACTTGACCGTTGAATGTCGGCTCTTGGCCGTTAGCGGCTCTCGTAGGCATCGACCAATGAATACAAGGTTTGCAGGTCGTCTTTTTGAGCCACTTCCCCTTCCAAGATATCGATCTGGTGCCTCACCCGAAAGAACTCAGATTCGGTCTTGATTTTCCCGCGTGCGATCACTTTGTTAAGACGCTGCTCCTCGTTGACAAGGAACTCGGGGTAGTGCGCCCGATTTGCGTCTGTCCAGGCTCGCGATACGTCAGATCGCCACTGTTGAGCAATTTCCTGGATGAGTCCTGGCGTTTCGCGCCAGCCTTGCTCTAAGCCTGTTGCAACCTGCGAGGGTGTGGGCTTTGGAACACGCTGAAGAGCAGCAGTAACGAACTCACGAACACCCGCACTCGTCCGTGACAGGACCTTCGCTCGGTCATCTGGCACATTCGCAATGGCGATTCCGAAGCTTTCGTAGGCCGCGCACAGCTTTTGAACTCTGGTCATAAGTCGAAGGTCCGCTTTTGGCCGATAGCAGCCATCGTACAACCGCTCCCGAAGTCAGGTTCAGAATCTTCAAACCAGCTGCAAATTGAAATGGCCCGACGAAACTCAATCGGTCGGGCCATCTGGATGTTCAAACGCCCTTCGACAACCTCAGGGCGCGCGGAGCAGGGGACTCACCCCAACGCCGGGTAATCCGTATACCCCTGCGCCCCACCGCCATAAAAAGTCTTCTGATCCGGCGCATTCAGCGGTGCGTCTTCACGCAGGCGGCGCACCAGGTCGGGGTTGGCGATGAAGGCCTTGCCGAAGGCCACCAGGTCGGCGCCGTTTTGCACGGCTTTTTCGGCCAGGGCCTTGTCGTAGGCGTTGTTGACCATCCAGGCGGCCTTGCCGCCAGCATTGCGGTAGGCGGCCTCCAGGTCGGCGTAGTTGAAGGGCCGGTCGGGCAGTTCGCGCGGGCCGCCGGTGGCGCCTTCGATGATGTGCAGGAAGGCCAGGTTCAGCGGCGCGAGCTCGCGCACCACGTGTTCGAACAAGGGCTGCGGATGCGGGTCGTTCACGTCGTTGGCCGGCGTGACGGGCGACAGGCGCAGGCCGGTGCGGTCGCCGCCGATTTCGTCGGCGATGGCGCGCATGGTCTCGAGCAGCAGGCGCGAGCGGTTCTCGATGCTGCCGCCGTAGTCGTCGGTGCGCTGGTTGCTGCCCAGTTTCAGGAACTGGTCGAACAGGTAGCCGTTGGCGCCGTGGACTTCGACGCCGTCGAACCCGGCGGTGTGCACGGCGTTGCTCGCGGCGTGGCGGAACGCATGCACGATGCCCGGCAATTCGTCGGCACGCAGCGCACGCGGCACCGAGGTTTCGACGAAGCCGCCCTTGCCGTCCTTGATCAGGAAGGTCTTGGTCTTGGCGGCGATGGCCGACGGGCCGACCGGCGCCTGGCCGTCTTCCTGCAGGTCCACATGGGAGACGCGGCCCACGTGCCAGAGCTGCACCACGATCTTGCCGCCGGCCTTGTGCACGGCGTCGGTGACGACGCGCCAGGCATCGAGCTGTTCGGTGCCGTACAGGCCGGGCACGTCCGCATAACCCTGGCCTTGCTGGCTGATGGCCGTGCCTTCGGTGACGATCAGGCCGGCGCTGGCGCGTTGGGCGTAGTACTCG of the Rhodoferax koreense genome contains:
- a CDS encoding YegJ family protein, translating into MRFLKGVFSLILVACSSLASSQQRDENEVVLVGETDPEVVAAIKQARKTLPEFLKLAAAPPSNTDDYKLKVVVVDGTKTEHFWVTPFKTLPNGFAGVLANEPKVVGNVKKDQIVRFDESLVSHWGYVKDGRQVGSFTVCALFKKMPIAQVEYYRKTHGFDC
- a CDS encoding alkene reductase, whose translation is MTSLFEPTKAGRIELANRIVMAPLTRNRAPGAVPTALMAEYYAQRASAGLIVTEGTAISQQGQGYADVPGLYGTEQLDAWRVVTDAVHKAGGKIVVQLWHVGRVSHVDLQEDGQAPVGPSAIAAKTKTFLIKDGKGGFVETSVPRALRADELPGIVHAFRHAASNAVHTAGFDGVEVHGANGYLFDQFLKLGSNQRTDDYGGSIENRSRLLLETMRAIADEIGGDRTGLRLSPVTPANDVNDPHPQPLFEHVVRELAPLNLAFLHIIEGATGGPRELPDRPFNYADLEAAYRNAGGKAAWMVNNAYDKALAEKAVQNGADLVAFGKAFIANPDLVRRLREDAPLNAPDQKTFYGGGAQGYTDYPALG